The Candidatus Melainabacteria bacterium RIFOXYA2_FULL_32_9 genome has a segment encoding these proteins:
- a CDS encoding purine-nucleoside phosphorylase, whose product MQESVNFIKSKLSELNAIPNIGLVLGSGLGDIADEIEGIKIPYSEIPGFRASTVTGHSGNLVIGKLNTKTVIAMQGRLHFYEGYSISEVIYPVRVMKALGISTLILTNAAGGINKNFNPGDLMIIVDHINLMGNNPLIGKNLNELGPRFVDLTYAYDKELVKLTENTAKDLNTPTQKGVYIAVTGPTYETPAEIRMLRTLGADAVGMSTVPEVIAANHMGLKVLGISCITNMAAGILDQPLNHDEVIETSRKTKQNFTKLIKTVIERI is encoded by the coding sequence ATGCAAGAATCAGTAAACTTTATAAAATCTAAATTGTCAGAATTAAATGCAATTCCTAATATAGGATTAGTATTAGGATCAGGGTTAGGTGATATTGCAGATGAAATAGAAGGAATAAAAATCCCTTATTCGGAAATTCCTGGTTTTAGGGCTTCAACTGTAACAGGCCATTCAGGCAATCTGGTAATAGGGAAATTAAACACTAAAACAGTAATAGCAATGCAAGGAAGACTTCATTTTTATGAGGGATATTCTATCAGTGAGGTAATATATCCAGTCAGAGTAATGAAGGCTCTTGGTATTAGTACGTTAATATTGACAAATGCTGCCGGTGGGATTAATAAAAACTTTAATCCGGGAGATTTGATGATAATCGTAGATCATATCAATTTAATGGGAAATAACCCTCTTATTGGAAAAAATTTAAATGAACTGGGGCCACGATTTGTTGATTTAACTTATGCTTATGACAAAGAACTGGTTAAACTTACAGAAAATACGGCAAAAGATTTAAATACACCTACACAAAAGGGAGTATATATTGCTGTAACAGGTCCTACATACGAGACACCTGCTGAAATTAGAATGCTAAGAACTCTTGGCGCTGATGCTGTTGGCATGTCAACTGTACCAGAGGTAATTGCAGCAAATCATATGGGATTAAAAGTTCTAGGAATATCCTGTATAACCAATATGGCAGCAGGTATATTAGATCAACCTTTAAATCATGATGAAGTTATTGAAACATCCAGAAAAACAAAACAAAATTTTACTAAATTGATTAAAACTGTAATAG